The proteins below come from a single Roseiflexus sp. RS-1 genomic window:
- a CDS encoding ligase-associated DNA damage response exonuclease, translating into MSSTLLALTDAGLYCPTGDFYIDPWQPVARAVITHAHSDHARPGSAAYLATRDSERVLRTRLGADAHIETLAYGEIVSINGVDVSFHPAGHILGSAQVRVAYRGQVWVVSGDYKTDPDVTCAPFEPVRCHTFMTESTFGLPIYRWPPQASVLAQINDWWRRNQEAGRASILYAYALGKAQRLIAGLDPTIGPIFVHGALVRITEDYRASGVALPPVQYVGDAPRGFDWSQALILAPPSAHGTPWLRRFGPFSTGFASGWMRIRGTRRRRAIDRGFVLSDHADWPGLLAAIDATGAERVWVTHGYAAVLVRWLQEQGRDAAVLQTRFEGEVGE; encoded by the coding sequence ATGTCCAGCACGCTGCTTGCACTCACCGATGCCGGTCTGTACTGTCCGACCGGTGATTTCTACATCGACCCGTGGCAACCGGTTGCACGCGCCGTCATTACGCACGCACACAGCGATCACGCCCGCCCCGGCAGCGCAGCCTACCTGGCGACGCGCGATAGTGAGCGGGTGCTGCGTACCCGTCTCGGCGCGGATGCACATATCGAAACCCTCGCCTATGGAGAGATCGTCTCGATCAACGGTGTCGATGTCTCATTCCATCCAGCCGGTCACATATTGGGATCGGCGCAGGTGCGCGTGGCGTATCGCGGCCAGGTATGGGTCGTCAGCGGAGATTACAAGACCGACCCTGATGTGACGTGTGCGCCATTCGAGCCGGTGCGCTGTCATACCTTCATGACCGAGTCGACATTTGGGTTGCCGATCTATCGCTGGCCCCCGCAAGCCAGCGTTCTGGCGCAGATCAACGATTGGTGGCGACGCAACCAGGAAGCGGGACGAGCCAGCATCCTGTATGCCTATGCGCTCGGCAAGGCGCAGCGCCTGATCGCCGGTCTCGATCCGACCATCGGACCGATCTTCGTCCATGGGGCGCTCGTCCGTATCACGGAAGACTACCGCGCCAGCGGCGTTGCGTTGCCGCCGGTGCAATACGTCGGTGATGCACCGCGCGGGTTCGACTGGTCGCAGGCGCTGATTCTGGCGCCGCCTTCAGCCCATGGCACCCCATGGTTACGCCGGTTCGGTCCTTTCTCCACCGGTTTCGCATCCGGGTGGATGCGCATCCGCGGAACACGCCGTCGGCGTGCCATCGACCGTGGCTTTGTGCTCTCCGACCATGCCGACTGGCCCGGTTTGCTGGCGGCAATTGACGCCACCGGGGCGGAAAGGGTATGGGTCACGCACGGCTACGCCGCAGTGCTGGTGCGCTGGCTTCAGGAACAGGGGCGTGATGCAGCCGTTCTCCAGACACGCTTTGAGGGTGAGGTTGGGGAATAG
- a CDS encoding alpha-D-ribose 1-methylphosphonate 5-triphosphate diphosphatase — translation MRFLLANATIVLPDRVVEEGWVVIDRDRIGSIGCGAYPQTPTMPHFDLDGAYLFPGLVDLHCDAIEKLVQPRPGVEIEAGIALHAADRLLLGCGVTCQLHALSLDDAEFGVRSDRFMHDFLHRLSMDRHCGARHMVHARVEVSSQRGLEALKTMLGHPFLRLISIMDHSPGQGQYANEQMFRAYVAQTSGRSDAEIDEILVRKRASQADIPRRIRQVVELAARHNLPVASHDDDTPAKVAQWVEYGLRIAEFPTTMEAAQAAHAAGMAVGMGAPNVLRGKSSGGNLSAITAIEAGAVDWLCADYYPASLLPVIFRLVDRGTLDLPAAVALISRNPARAAGLDHLIGSIRPGLLADLIVVQRVPDPVVQHVFVGGRLVYTWTEQSGTLPFIHQQAAGESLPLR, via the coding sequence GTGCGATTTCTGTTAGCCAACGCAACCATTGTGCTTCCTGATCGCGTGGTGGAAGAAGGTTGGGTCGTTATCGATCGGGATCGGATCGGTTCAATCGGCTGCGGCGCTTACCCGCAGACTCCCACGATGCCACACTTCGATCTTGACGGCGCATATCTCTTCCCTGGACTTGTCGATCTCCACTGCGACGCGATTGAAAAACTGGTGCAACCGCGCCCCGGTGTTGAGATCGAAGCAGGCATTGCGCTCCATGCCGCCGACCGTCTTTTACTTGGCTGTGGCGTGACCTGCCAGTTGCACGCGCTCTCACTCGATGATGCCGAATTTGGGGTGCGCAGTGATCGCTTCATGCACGATTTTCTCCATCGTCTGAGTATGGATCGGCACTGCGGCGCCCGGCATATGGTCCATGCCCGCGTTGAGGTCAGCAGTCAGCGTGGTCTGGAAGCGCTGAAGACGATGCTCGGTCACCCGTTTTTGCGCCTTATCTCGATTATGGATCACAGTCCGGGACAGGGCCAGTATGCGAATGAGCAGATGTTCCGGGCATATGTCGCCCAAACCAGCGGTCGGAGTGATGCCGAAATCGACGAGATTCTGGTTCGCAAACGCGCTTCACAGGCTGATATTCCTCGTCGGATCAGGCAGGTGGTTGAACTGGCAGCGCGCCACAATTTGCCTGTCGCCAGTCACGATGATGATACACCGGCAAAAGTGGCGCAATGGGTCGAATACGGTCTGCGCATTGCCGAATTCCCCACGACGATGGAAGCTGCACAGGCTGCACACGCTGCCGGTATGGCCGTCGGTATGGGGGCGCCGAACGTCCTGCGAGGAAAGTCCAGCGGCGGAAACCTGAGCGCAATCACTGCTATCGAAGCTGGTGCGGTCGATTGGCTTTGCGCCGATTACTATCCGGCTTCTCTTTTGCCGGTCATCTTTCGGCTCGTTGACCGCGGTACGCTCGATCTTCCCGCTGCTGTCGCTTTGATCAGCCGCAACCCGGCGCGTGCCGCCGGACTCGATCATCTCATTGGCAGCATCCGTCCTGGTCTGCTTGCCGATCTGATCGTCGTGCAGCGGGTGCCCGATCCGGTGGTGCAGCACGTCTTTGTCGGCGGTCGCCTGGTGTACACATGGACGGAACAGAGTGGGACGCTTCCCTTTATCCATCAGCAGGCAGCGGGCGAATCTCTGCCACTGCGGTGA
- a CDS encoding carbon-phosphorus lyase complex subunit PhnI: protein MGYVAVRGGADAVARAEELVECLRLIGGSTPLHLPQIRDQLRHAVSRAMHEGALYAPLLAALAVKQAEGDSIEAAFLLRAYRTTLPRVMASLPSSGRDMMCLRRISASFKDIPGGQVLGPATDYLIRLLRPELVDEDMTAVVRAGERYAALAEIGGHRAGEWGRFPKVADYMRQERMIVDVPSEPVQAEPYDITREPLVFPCPRSARLQALMQADTGSVMSLAYSSVRGYGDAHPTLIELRYGFLAVQVAHPLTGEPITIGEIEATEAEIASKAHSVTNHAQPPRFNAGYGFAFGQSELKVMSTAILDSVLTQARAGSLSGETGPAADEEFVLLHSDGIEASGFVSHFKLPHYVTFAADLSVLERARDHAARRRSRLGELVDQALEEQP from the coding sequence ATGGGTTACGTTGCTGTGCGCGGCGGCGCCGACGCTGTTGCCCGCGCCGAGGAATTGGTCGAGTGTTTGCGATTGATCGGCGGCAGCACCCCGTTGCACCTGCCGCAGATCCGCGACCAACTCCGCCACGCGGTCAGTCGGGCAATGCACGAGGGGGCGCTCTATGCACCACTCCTCGCAGCACTGGCGGTAAAGCAGGCCGAGGGTGATAGCATCGAAGCCGCTTTCCTCCTCCGCGCTTACCGCACGACGCTCCCACGGGTGATGGCGTCGTTACCGTCTTCGGGACGCGACATGATGTGCCTGCGTCGCATTTCGGCGTCGTTCAAGGACATTCCCGGCGGTCAGGTGCTCGGACCTGCGACCGATTATCTGATCCGGCTTTTGCGTCCCGAACTTGTCGATGAAGATATGACTGCGGTTGTTCGTGCCGGTGAACGCTATGCTGCACTCGCGGAAATCGGCGGTCATCGTGCAGGTGAATGGGGGCGATTTCCGAAAGTCGCCGATTATATGCGTCAGGAACGAATGATTGTTGATGTGCCGTCTGAGCCGGTGCAGGCTGAGCCATATGACATCACCCGCGAACCGCTCGTGTTTCCCTGCCCGCGCAGCGCTCGCCTTCAGGCGCTGATGCAAGCCGACACCGGCAGTGTCATGAGCCTTGCGTACAGCAGTGTCCGTGGCTACGGCGATGCCCACCCGACGCTGATCGAACTGCGCTACGGCTTCCTTGCCGTACAGGTGGCGCATCCCCTCACCGGCGAACCGATCACAATTGGCGAGATTGAGGCTACCGAGGCTGAGATTGCTTCAAAAGCGCACAGCGTCACCAACCATGCTCAACCACCGCGCTTCAATGCTGGCTACGGCTTTGCCTTCGGGCAAAGCGAACTCAAAGTCATGAGCACGGCGATCCTCGATAGCGTCTTGACCCAGGCTCGCGCCGGCAGCCTCAGCGGTGAGACGGGTCCTGCGGCTGACGAAGAGTTTGTGTTGCTCCACAGCGATGGTATCGAAGCCAGCGGGTTTGTGTCTCATTTCAAATTACCGCACTATGTCACGTTTGCAGCCGACCTGAGCGTGCTCGAACGCGCCCGCGATCACGCCGCCCGGCGTCGTTCGCGTCTCGGTGAGCTGGTTGATCAGGCGTTGGAGGAACAGCCGTGA
- a CDS encoding alpha-D-ribose 1-methylphosphonate 5-phosphate C-P-lyase PhnJ — protein MSTSLDRLYNFALLDEDAKREIRRSLLKAVALPGHLVPFASRDLPIARGWGTGGLQITMSIITPDDTPKVIDQGDDDSVNAVNLRRLITRTTGVNTTVDTAEATIIQTRHRIPEESLRADQILVLQVPMADPLRWVEPNLERATVMHSEANYGKMWVYMYESVVRAGDLRIASQYPVLVNRRYLMDSTPIPRWDVPKLHMAETLYLFGAGREKRIYAVPPYTIVEPLQFDDYPFRTEYQPGQRCARCGAEHTFLTHHFVADAGGGRWEATCSDTAYCARRRAQAEALL, from the coding sequence GTGAGCACATCTCTTGACCGGTTATACAATTTTGCCCTGCTCGATGAAGACGCGAAGCGCGAGATCCGGCGCAGCCTGCTGAAAGCCGTGGCGCTGCCCGGTCACCTGGTTCCGTTCGCCAGTCGCGACCTGCCGATTGCCCGCGGTTGGGGCACCGGCGGGCTTCAGATCACCATGTCGATCATTACCCCGGACGATACGCCGAAAGTGATCGATCAGGGTGACGACGATAGTGTGAATGCGGTCAATCTGCGCCGCCTGATCACGCGCACAACCGGCGTTAACACAACGGTCGATACTGCCGAAGCCACGATCATTCAGACTCGCCACCGCATTCCAGAAGAGTCGCTGCGCGCCGACCAGATTCTGGTCTTGCAGGTGCCGATGGCCGATCCGCTGCGCTGGGTCGAGCCGAATCTGGAGCGGGCGACGGTTATGCACAGTGAGGCCAATTACGGCAAGATGTGGGTCTATATGTACGAAAGTGTCGTGCGGGCCGGCGACCTGCGGATTGCCAGTCAGTATCCGGTGCTGGTGAACCGCCGTTATCTCATGGATAGTACGCCGATTCCGCGCTGGGATGTGCCCAAACTCCATATGGCCGAGACGTTGTATCTGTTTGGCGCAGGTCGTGAAAAGCGCATCTATGCCGTTCCTCCGTACACAATCGTGGAACCGCTCCAGTTCGACGACTACCCTTTTCGCACCGAATACCAACCCGGTCAGCGCTGCGCCCGTTGCGGCGCGGAGCACACGTTTCTCACGCATCATTTTGTCGCCGACGCCGGCGGCGGGCGTTGGGAAGCAACCTGTTCGGATACGGCATATTGCGCCAGGCGGCGCGCACAGGCGGAGGCGCTGCTATGA
- a CDS encoding histone deacetylase family protein, producing MKLFYSDTFVLPLPEGHRFPITKYAMLRERASAEGLGELIVPAAADDRDILRAHTADYLHRIQIGAMSDREMRQIGFPWSPHLVERSRRSVGATIAACRTALSGDGIAASLAGGTHHAFADHGEGYCVFNDSVIAARVMQAEGRVRRVVIIDCDVHQGNGIAAILAGDETIFSFSIHGAKNYPFRKERSNLDIALEDGTGDAVYLAALEQGLYQAIEQSCADLAIYLAGADPYEDDRLGRLKVTKMGLLERDRMVLEACRSAGIPVAITMAGGYARNIADTVDIHARTLRLAKAIGGG from the coding sequence ATGAAACTTTTCTACTCCGACACCTTTGTCCTGCCCTTACCGGAAGGACATCGCTTCCCGATAACAAAATACGCCATGCTGCGCGAACGGGCGTCTGCCGAAGGTCTGGGTGAGTTGATCGTTCCCGCAGCCGCCGACGACCGCGACATTCTGCGGGCGCACACTGCCGATTACCTGCACCGCATCCAGATCGGCGCGATGAGCGACCGCGAGATGCGGCAGATCGGATTTCCCTGGTCGCCGCACCTGGTTGAACGCTCACGCCGTTCGGTCGGCGCAACGATTGCCGCCTGTCGCACTGCATTGAGCGGCGATGGGATCGCGGCAAGCCTGGCAGGCGGCACCCACCACGCCTTCGCCGACCACGGCGAGGGGTATTGCGTCTTCAACGACAGCGTGATCGCAGCCCGCGTCATGCAGGCGGAAGGGCGCGTCCGACGCGTCGTTATCATCGACTGCGATGTGCATCAGGGGAATGGGATCGCCGCCATCCTTGCCGGTGACGAGACGATCTTCTCCTTTTCCATCCACGGCGCGAAGAACTATCCCTTTCGCAAAGAGCGCAGCAATCTCGACATTGCGCTGGAGGACGGAACCGGTGACGCGGTGTACCTGGCAGCGCTGGAGCAGGGGCTGTACCAGGCGATCGAGCAGAGTTGCGCCGATCTTGCAATTTATCTGGCAGGCGCTGACCCCTACGAGGATGATCGGCTTGGACGCCTGAAGGTAACAAAAATGGGGCTGCTGGAGCGTGACCGGATGGTTCTGGAAGCCTGTCGCAGTGCGGGCATTCCGGTAGCGATCACCATGGCGGGCGGCTATGCCCGCAACATTGCCGACACGGTGGACATCCACGCCAGGACACTACGCCTGGCAAAAGCCATCGGCGGAGGGTAA
- a CDS encoding phosphonate C-P lyase system protein PhnL: MNHLLEVHNLYKSFTLHLIDGRTITPVRDVSFTVAAGEHLLIHGRSGLGKTSILKCIYRTYLPTSGAIWFESQHVGRIDLSRAEESVILHLREHEIGFCSQFLRVLPRVSALDTICEPLYRQQMDRGEAHAIGEEWLHRLGIAPELWQASPITFSGGEQQRINLGRAFIARPRLLLLDEPTASLDEATRQVVIDMIRAAQAEGTAIISVSHDLSGLGPCADRQWTFQPGR, from the coding sequence ATGAACCATTTGCTTGAAGTGCACAACCTGTATAAATCGTTTACCCTGCACCTGATCGACGGCCGTACTATCACACCGGTACGCGACGTCAGCTTTACGGTAGCCGCCGGGGAACATCTGCTCATCCACGGTCGCAGCGGCTTGGGGAAAACGAGCATCCTGAAGTGTATCTATCGAACGTACCTGCCGACATCCGGCGCAATCTGGTTCGAGTCGCAGCATGTTGGTCGGATCGATCTCAGTCGCGCCGAAGAAAGCGTGATCTTGCATCTCCGTGAGCACGAGATCGGCTTCTGCTCGCAGTTTCTGCGCGTCCTGCCCCGCGTTTCGGCGCTTGATACCATCTGCGAACCGTTGTACCGGCAGCAGATGGATCGCGGGGAAGCACACGCCATCGGGGAGGAATGGCTGCATCGGTTAGGGATCGCGCCTGAACTGTGGCAGGCCAGCCCCATAACGTTCAGCGGCGGTGAGCAGCAGCGCATCAATCTGGGACGCGCGTTTATTGCGCGACCACGACTGTTGTTGCTCGACGAGCCGACTGCCAGCCTCGATGAGGCAACCAGGCAGGTGGTGATCGACATGATCCGGGCCGCGCAGGCTGAAGGAACGGCCATTATCAGCGTCTCCCATGATCTGTCTGGTTTGGGTCCGTGCGCCGACCGGCAATGGACATTTCAACCAGGGAGGTAA
- the phnH gene encoding phosphonate C-P lyase system protein PhnH, with amino-acid sequence MRIVVPSPGPLERFNGRVFRVLLDCLARPGRVGTLPDPPLTDPPSLDDGDIPNPVAVAACMSLLDQTVSFAQAAGTIWLSADHPLTRWITLRSNAQPVPAPIADFALLHTPASVALLEELKQGTLICPEHSCTVFLCVPEIIAGGATLRLSGPGIAGQTMIGLPGMTRTEIAALADRPGRFPLGIDIFLIDRHQHCAGLPRTVQIACWDV; translated from the coding sequence ATGAGAATCGTCGTTCCTTCTCCGGGTCCGCTGGAACGCTTCAACGGTCGCGTGTTCCGTGTTCTGCTCGACTGTCTGGCTCGTCCCGGACGTGTCGGCACATTACCCGATCCGCCGTTGACCGATCCGCCGTCGCTCGACGATGGCGACATCCCCAACCCGGTAGCGGTCGCTGCCTGTATGAGCCTGCTCGATCAAACGGTGAGTTTCGCTCAGGCGGCAGGCACGATCTGGCTGTCTGCAGATCATCCATTGACACGCTGGATCACGCTGCGCAGCAACGCTCAGCCGGTTCCAGCCCCGATAGCGGACTTTGCCCTTTTGCACACACCGGCAAGTGTGGCGCTGTTGGAAGAACTCAAACAAGGGACGCTCATCTGCCCCGAACATAGTTGCACCGTGTTTCTGTGCGTACCGGAGATCATCGCCGGCGGCGCGACTCTGCGCCTGAGCGGACCGGGTATTGCCGGTCAGACAATGATTGGTCTACCAGGAATGACACGGACTGAGATCGCTGCCCTGGCAGACCGGCCCGGACGATTTCCACTGGGGATCGATATCTTTCTCATTGACCGCCATCAGCACTGTGCGGGTTTGCCGCGCACCGTGCAGATTGCGTGTTGGGACGTATAG
- a CDS encoding class II aldolase/adducin family protein, producing the protein MSLDPPFPALDDVMLRIGEAGRRMADIGASEGAAGNISVYIGWPLEFQPVFPLVEEIDLPVAAPALAGGVVLVTGSGRRLREVYDHPTDNLGVVQITPDGTRARLYTAPTRLFTRLTSELNSHLAVHNDQVAATGTNYSALVHAQPLHLTYLSHIPRYRDPVELNRRLFRWQPEMIMAFPQGVAVLPFIIPGSTELMMATVTALRNHRLVLWSKHGVMARSEVSVKRAADLIEYLETSARYEVLNLSAGEPADGLQPDEIRAIARAIGVNQTLF; encoded by the coding sequence ATGTCACTCGATCCCCCTTTTCCTGCGCTGGACGACGTGATGCTACGGATCGGCGAAGCAGGACGACGGATGGCAGACATCGGCGCCAGTGAAGGCGCTGCTGGCAATATATCGGTGTATATCGGCTGGCCACTCGAGTTCCAACCAGTCTTTCCACTCGTCGAGGAGATCGACCTGCCGGTTGCCGCGCCAGCGCTGGCTGGCGGGGTAGTCCTGGTCACCGGATCGGGGAGACGGTTGCGCGAAGTGTACGACCACCCGACCGATAATCTCGGCGTGGTGCAGATAACCCCTGATGGAACGCGCGCCAGACTGTACACCGCTCCCACGCGCCTGTTCACCCGTCTTACCAGCGAACTCAACTCGCACCTTGCCGTGCACAACGATCAGGTCGCTGCCACCGGCACAAACTACAGTGCGCTGGTGCATGCGCAACCGCTGCACCTGACCTATCTCAGCCACATCCCGCGTTACCGCGATCCCGTCGAACTGAACCGCCGCTTATTCCGCTGGCAACCGGAGATGATCATGGCATTCCCGCAGGGAGTCGCAGTGTTGCCATTCATTATTCCCGGATCGACGGAACTGATGATGGCGACGGTGACGGCGCTGCGGAACCATCGCCTGGTCCTCTGGAGCAAACATGGGGTCATGGCGCGATCCGAAGTTTCGGTAAAGCGCGCTGCTGACCTGATTGAATATCTGGAAACCAGCGCCCGCTATGAAGTGCTCAACCTGAGCGCCGGTGAACCTGCCGATGGACTGCAACCGGATGAAATACGCGCCATTGCCCGTGCCATCGGTGTGAATCAGACCCTGTTCTGA
- a CDS encoding ATP-dependent DNA ligase: MHTFAQLYATLDETTRTSVKIEALTRYFERSEPADAAWAIFFLIGRRVRQAVPLPTLRAWAVEAAGIPDWLFGECYDAVGDFAETVTLLLLEPDEWTVDVDRSVLPFEGPQPLHRWVEEVLLPLRDQDETMQRAIVQAVWATLGGTERFVWNKLITGAFRVGVSQQLVVRALARVSGVDSSTIAHRLMGEWTPSETFYRTLLARDTTDADVSRPYPFCLAHPLDADPETLGPIDEWQAEWKWDGIRSQLIRRAGRTFLWSRGEELITDRFPEIAAIGALLPDGIVIDGEVLPWKDGVVLPFAQLQRRIGRRNLTKAILDEAPVALLAYDLLELNGVDVRNQPLERRRAELERLIATCVPGNQALLISPVVVAADWDDLAAQWATSRERNVEGLMLKRRSSPYRVGRVRGDWWKWKVAPYTIDAVLIYAQRGSGKRASLYTDYTFAVWDGDRLTPFAKAYSGLTDEEIRQVDAFVRRNTLEKFGPVRTVTPELVFELAFEGIQRSNRHKSGIAVRFPRILRWRRDKRPADADTLEQVRAMLPEES; the protein is encoded by the coding sequence ATGCACACATTTGCACAACTCTACGCCACACTCGATGAAACCACCCGAACCAGCGTGAAAATCGAGGCGCTGACGCGCTACTTTGAGCGCTCAGAACCGGCTGACGCTGCGTGGGCGATCTTTTTCCTTATCGGTCGGCGAGTGCGGCAGGCTGTGCCTTTGCCAACACTGCGCGCCTGGGCAGTCGAAGCGGCTGGCATTCCCGACTGGCTCTTCGGCGAGTGTTACGATGCCGTCGGCGACTTTGCCGAGACGGTCACGCTGCTTCTGCTGGAGCCGGACGAGTGGACGGTGGACGTCGACCGTTCCGTTCTGCCGTTTGAAGGTCCACAACCACTCCACCGCTGGGTTGAGGAGGTGCTGCTCCCCCTGCGCGACCAGGACGAAACGATGCAACGCGCGATTGTGCAGGCGGTGTGGGCGACGCTTGGCGGAACAGAACGCTTTGTATGGAACAAATTGATCACCGGTGCATTTCGGGTTGGCGTCTCACAGCAACTGGTGGTGCGCGCGCTTGCCCGTGTCAGTGGCGTCGATTCGTCCACGATTGCGCATCGTCTGATGGGTGAATGGACCCCGTCGGAGACATTCTACCGGACGCTCCTGGCGCGTGACACAACCGACGCCGATGTGAGTCGGCCCTACCCCTTCTGTCTGGCGCACCCGCTCGATGCCGATCCCGAAACCCTCGGACCAATCGATGAATGGCAGGCGGAGTGGAAATGGGACGGCATCCGGAGTCAGTTGATCCGCCGCGCCGGGCGGACATTTCTCTGGTCGCGCGGCGAGGAACTGATCACCGACCGTTTCCCCGAAATTGCAGCGATTGGCGCGCTGCTCCCCGATGGCATCGTCATCGACGGCGAGGTATTGCCTTGGAAGGATGGCGTCGTGCTCCCCTTCGCGCAGTTGCAGCGTCGGATCGGACGCAGGAACCTGACGAAGGCTATCCTGGACGAAGCGCCGGTTGCGTTGCTGGCGTATGATCTGCTCGAACTCAACGGCGTCGATGTGCGCAATCAGCCGCTGGAGCGGCGTCGGGCGGAACTCGAACGCCTGATCGCAACCTGTGTGCCGGGCAATCAGGCGCTCCTGATTTCGCCGGTGGTCGTCGCGGCAGATTGGGACGATCTTGCGGCGCAGTGGGCCACATCGCGCGAACGCAATGTCGAAGGTCTGATGCTCAAGCGTCGCAGTTCACCGTACCGTGTCGGGCGGGTGCGCGGCGACTGGTGGAAGTGGAAAGTCGCGCCCTACACCATCGATGCGGTGCTGATCTATGCGCAGCGCGGCAGCGGCAAGCGCGCCAGTCTCTACACCGACTACACCTTCGCCGTGTGGGACGGCGACCGGTTGACGCCGTTCGCCAAAGCGTATTCCGGGCTGACCGACGAGGAGATCCGGCAGGTTGACGCATTCGTAAGACGCAATACACTGGAAAAGTTTGGACCGGTGCGCACCGTCACTCCGGAGCTGGTCTTTGAACTGGCATTCGAGGGTATTCAGCGCTCGAATCGTCACAAATCGGGAATTGCGGTGCGCTTCCCGCGCATCCTGCGCTGGCGGCGCGACAAGCGTCCGGCTGATGCCGACACGCTGGAACAGGTGCGCGCCATGTTGCCAGAGGAATCATGA
- a CDS encoding ATP-binding cassette domain-containing protein — MTMENWLLRLERLHKHFGPTCPDCRRLTGPDVGRSRCPRCGTVWACVDINLHLYAGEVLGIVGESGSGKSTLLQMVYLALRPDSGHIWFREADGTVCDLVTLDRYETRLFRNTRLGIVCQRPELGLNMRFSVGGNVAEKLLLAEWRHFDRIRVRTLELMTRTELPPERIDDEPATFSGGMLQRVQIAKALAIHPTLLLLDEITSGLDVSVQARVLDLLRRIQWEDRMTMLLVSHDLGVVRQLARRTIVMKNGAIIEAGLTDQILEDPQHPYTQLLVSSAL, encoded by the coding sequence ATGACAATGGAGAACTGGCTCTTACGTCTCGAGCGCCTGCACAAGCATTTCGGTCCAACCTGCCCCGACTGTCGCCGTTTGACAGGACCGGATGTCGGTCGGTCGCGCTGCCCGCGCTGCGGTACGGTATGGGCGTGCGTTGATATCAACCTGCACCTGTACGCTGGCGAAGTGTTGGGGATCGTTGGTGAAAGCGGCAGCGGCAAGAGCACCCTGCTCCAGATGGTCTACCTGGCGCTACGCCCCGACAGTGGTCACATCTGGTTCCGCGAAGCAGATGGAACGGTGTGCGATCTCGTTACTCTCGACCGGTATGAAACCCGTCTCTTTCGCAATACCCGGCTCGGTATTGTCTGCCAGCGTCCGGAGCTGGGACTCAATATGCGCTTTTCGGTGGGCGGCAATGTGGCCGAAAAGTTGCTCCTGGCTGAATGGCGCCACTTTGATCGCATCCGGGTGCGGACGCTCGAATTGATGACCAGGACTGAGTTGCCGCCTGAGCGCATCGACGATGAGCCGGCGACCTTCAGTGGTGGAATGCTCCAACGGGTTCAGATTGCAAAAGCGCTGGCCATCCATCCGACGCTGCTCCTGCTCGACGAGATAACCAGTGGGCTTGATGTTTCGGTCCAGGCGCGCGTCCTCGACCTTTTACGCCGCATCCAGTGGGAAGATCGGATGACGATGCTGCTGGTTTCGCACGATCTGGGTGTGGTGCGTCAGCTTGCCCGCCGCACCATCGTGATGAAAAACGGCGCAATCATTGAGGCCGGTCTGACCGATCAGATCCTGGAAGATCCGCAGCACCCGTATACGCAACTCCTCGTCTCGTCGGCATTATGA
- the phnG gene encoding phosphonate C-P lyase system protein PhnG, translating to MLTESHILSCSPPHLVCELAEAILARYDRSAVVFLSGPRSVLVQLRMVEGVAETVFNAGEILATETRLELNGQFGFGMVIGRNPDHATALAILDAALRMPGDPHADLRPRIAELGRALGAVYEQRFAAAAATRVAFETF from the coding sequence GTGCTTACCGAATCGCATATCCTCAGTTGCAGTCCGCCGCACCTTGTTTGCGAACTGGCTGAAGCCATCCTGGCGCGGTATGACCGCAGCGCAGTAGTGTTTCTCAGCGGACCGCGCTCCGTGCTGGTGCAGTTGCGGATGGTTGAGGGTGTTGCCGAAACAGTCTTCAACGCTGGCGAGATTCTCGCAACCGAGACACGCCTGGAACTAAACGGGCAGTTTGGATTCGGAATGGTGATCGGTCGCAACCCCGATCATGCGACAGCGCTGGCGATCCTCGACGCCGCGCTTCGGATGCCGGGCGATCCGCACGCCGATCTTCGCCCTCGGATTGCTGAATTGGGACGCGCGCTCGGCGCTGTGTACGAACAACGTTTTGCCGCCGCCGCTGCGACGCGGGTTGCATTTGAGACGTTCTGA